A genomic window from Brevibacillus agri includes:
- a CDS encoding helix-turn-helix transcriptional regulator, with protein sequence MTNEGTSTRDQILHMLKVKGSLSVSDMAVDLGITEMAVRRHLNTLERDNLIKSTLVRQAMGRPTNVYSLSQEADELFPRNYSHLTLDFLQDLKEIDGPGKVEMLFRRRENRLEETYRAHMQGDLRDRVAKLAELQNEKGYMVEWEADTDGNTYRIQEFNCPIAQVAREFNQACTCELSLFRRVLKADVEQTSCMAKGGDKCVFEIKKA encoded by the coding sequence ATGACAAACGAGGGGACGTCCACTCGTGACCAAATCCTGCACATGCTCAAGGTAAAAGGCTCACTCTCTGTCAGCGACATGGCCGTCGATCTTGGCATTACAGAAATGGCGGTAAGACGCCATCTGAACACCCTGGAGAGAGACAATCTGATTAAGTCTACGCTTGTGAGGCAAGCGATGGGACGACCAACCAACGTATATTCCTTGTCGCAGGAAGCAGATGAGCTGTTTCCGCGCAATTATTCTCATTTAACGCTCGACTTTTTGCAAGACTTAAAGGAGATTGACGGGCCGGGAAAAGTCGAAATGCTGTTCCGCCGCCGCGAAAATCGCCTGGAGGAAACGTATCGCGCCCATATGCAAGGAGACTTGCGGGACCGCGTGGCCAAGCTTGCCGAACTGCAAAACGAAAAAGGCTACATGGTCGAGTGGGAAGCGGATACGGATGGAAACACGTATCGCATCCAGGAGTTCAACTGTCCAATCGCCCAGGTCGCGCGCGAATTCAATCAGGCCTGCACCTGTGAGCTGTCGCTGTTTCGCCGGGTGCTGAAAGCCGACGTGGAGCAAACGTCCTGCATGGCAAAAGGCGGAGACAAGTGCGTGTTTGAAATCAAAAAAGCGTAA